A region of Sphingobium baderi DNA encodes the following proteins:
- a CDS encoding ATP synthase subunit B produces the protein MAEAAVQHSETTPDLGDAIHSEGMEPVGTVAHEGVAPHTDPKAVGMDATAWVSLAMLVFIVLLLVKKVPSLIGGALDGRIAQIKAQLEEASKLRAEAEVLKAEYEAKLASAAGEAEAMRKSAEHEAETLLEDAKVSAAALVVRRQKMAEDKIGAAERSAIAAIRVKAVNAATSAAVTLIAQGHDAKADKTLVDGAIKDLGPVA, from the coding sequence ATGGCTGAGGCAGCAGTACAGCATAGCGAAACAACGCCTGATTTGGGTGACGCTATTCATTCTGAGGGAATGGAGCCGGTCGGCACCGTCGCACATGAAGGCGTCGCGCCTCATACCGATCCCAAGGCAGTCGGCATGGATGCGACGGCTTGGGTCAGTCTGGCGATGCTGGTCTTCATCGTGCTTCTTCTGGTGAAGAAGGTACCGAGCCTTATTGGCGGCGCTCTCGATGGCCGTATTGCACAAATCAAGGCGCAGCTTGAGGAAGCATCCAAACTCCGTGCGGAAGCGGAGGTGTTGAAGGCGGAATATGAAGCGAAGCTGGCCTCGGCGGCTGGTGAAGCCGAAGCCATGCGCAAATCTGCGGAACATGAGGCTGAAACGCTTCTGGAAGATGCGAAGGTCAGCGCCGCTGCGCTGGTCGTGCGTCGTCAGAAAATGGCAGAGGACAAGATCGGCGCGGCCGAACGCTCTGCCATTGCAGCTATTCGTGTCAAGGCAGTGAATGCCGCCACAAGTGCTGCGGTGACGCTCATTGCCCAAGGCCATGATGCGAAGGCCGATAAGACGCTGGTCGATGGTGCCATCAAGGATCTTGGCCCCGTAGCCTGA
- a CDS encoding ATPase, giving the protein MPQIAQIAETYSSQIFWLLLTFGFVFFVIGLGMVPKVQGTADARDVKISGDLDAAKAAFARADEAEADYRIRDAESRAAAQAVLAKAKAEAARDSERKLAAADAEVANLISTAEARIQAASHAAMEQIETVAADAARDMVARISGVDASEDAARNAVKAALAHG; this is encoded by the coding sequence ATGCCTCAAATCGCGCAAATCGCCGAAACCTATTCATCCCAGATATTCTGGCTGCTGTTGACGTTCGGCTTTGTCTTCTTCGTTATCGGCCTTGGCATGGTTCCAAAAGTGCAGGGCACGGCGGATGCGCGTGACGTGAAGATCTCCGGCGACCTGGACGCTGCAAAGGCCGCTTTTGCCCGTGCTGACGAAGCAGAGGCAGATTATCGCATCCGCGATGCTGAAAGCCGCGCTGCTGCTCAGGCCGTGCTGGCAAAGGCCAAAGCGGAAGCCGCCAGGGATTCCGAACGGAAGCTGGCCGCCGCCGATGCTGAAGTCGCAAATCTCATCAGCACCGCGGAGGCTCGCATCCAGGCTGCATCCCATGCAGCCATGGAACAGATTGAAACCGTTGCCGCCGACGCGGCGCGTGACATGGTGGCTCGCATTTCCGGCGTCGATGCGTCGGAAGATGCGGCCCGTAACGCAGTAAAGGCAGCACTGGCCCATGGCTGA
- a CDS encoding F0F1 ATP synthase subunit C: MDAEAAKLLGAGLAAIGAGLASLGVGNVFASFLEGALRNPGAADGQQGRLFIGFAAAELLGLLAFVIAMILVFVA, from the coding sequence ATGGACGCAGAAGCCGCGAAGCTGCTCGGTGCTGGTTTGGCCGCTATCGGTGCGGGCCTTGCCTCGCTCGGTGTGGGCAATGTTTTCGCCTCGTTCCTCGAAGGCGCGCTACGCAATCCCGGCGCCGCTGACGGTCAGCAGGGCCGCCTGTTCATCGGTTTCGCTGCAGCCGAACTTTTGGGTCTGCTGGCGTTCGTTATCGCCATGATCCTGGTGTTCGTGGCCTGA
- a CDS encoding F0F1 ATP synthase subunit A, which translates to MAESGKIDPMHQFAIEPLFGTDHLSIGGFNIAFTNSALYMVAAAVVLWIFVIGGMKRELVPGRWQMAVEYMTGFIKSLLVANVGEGGKKYIPYVFSLFMFILLANLLGLLPLGLLGLHPFTFTSHFTATGVLAILSFSIVLIVGFWKHGLHFFSLFVPHGTPLPMIPVIFPIELVSFMVRPFSLGLRLFVAMTAGHVLLKVLAGFVINSSNAGIGYGLTVGSASFVLMIGISALEVLVAVIQAYVFALLTSVYINDAENLH; encoded by the coding sequence GTGGCAGAATCCGGCAAAATCGATCCGATGCACCAGTTTGCAATCGAACCGCTGTTCGGGACCGATCACCTGTCCATCGGCGGTTTCAACATCGCCTTCACCAACAGCGCGCTCTATATGGTGGCCGCCGCTGTGGTGCTGTGGATTTTCGTCATCGGCGGCATGAAGCGTGAACTGGTTCCCGGCCGCTGGCAGATGGCGGTCGAATATATGACCGGCTTCATCAAGAGCCTGTTGGTCGCCAATGTGGGCGAGGGCGGCAAGAAGTATATTCCCTATGTCTTCTCGCTGTTCATGTTCATCCTGCTGGCGAACCTGCTCGGCCTGCTGCCTCTGGGCCTGCTCGGCCTGCACCCCTTTACCTTCACCAGCCATTTCACCGCGACCGGCGTGCTGGCGATCCTCAGCTTCTCGATCGTCCTGATCGTCGGCTTCTGGAAGCATGGCCTGCACTTCTTCTCGCTGTTCGTGCCGCACGGCACGCCGCTGCCGATGATCCCGGTCATCTTCCCGATTGAACTAGTTTCCTTCATGGTTCGCCCGTTCAGCCTGGGGCTGCGACTGTTCGTCGCGATGACGGCGGGTCACGTTCTGCTGAAGGTTCTGGCGGGGTTCGTAATCAACAGCTCGAACGCGGGGATCGGCTACGGCCTGACCGTTGGGTCGGCGAGTTTCGTGCTGATGATCGGCATCAGTGCGCTGGAAGTGCTGGTGGCGGTCATCCAAGCCTATGTGTTCGCGCTGTTGACCTCGGTCTACATCAACGACGCTGAGAATCTGCACTGA
- a CDS encoding AtpZ/AtpI family protein produces MAADTPGQDPAGEDARITSLEERIARAEHAEKVRQGTVEQRPDDGSRLGNRVLAELIGGLVGGALIGWVLDWLFNTSPWLLLVFLGLGIVVAFRNIIRLTTTKRSDQ; encoded by the coding sequence ATGGCTGCGGATACACCTGGGCAGGACCCGGCGGGGGAGGACGCGCGGATCACTTCGTTGGAGGAGCGGATCGCGCGGGCTGAACATGCCGAAAAGGTCAGACAGGGGACAGTTGAACAGCGGCCTGATGATGGGTCTCGGCTGGGCAATAGGGTTCTCGCAGAGCTGATTGGGGGTCTTGTCGGCGGCGCATTGATCGGTTGGGTTCTCGACTGGCTGTTCAATACGTCCCCATGGCTCCTGCTCGTGTTTCTCGGTCTTGGGATCGTGGTGGCGTTCAGGAATATCATCAGATTGACGACGACGAAGCGTTCCGATCAATAA
- a CDS encoding YdbL family protein, with the protein MTRMIAMIAAGAVVALATGLAMNMPARAQSGAVASAITAGTVGEQADGYLGIAGSVSADVRAEVESINIKRRAAYTDLAGKRGVTVQDVAAATGCQTLSSRVKPGQAYRIGGGAWQTKGAGAIALPSYCATAN; encoded by the coding sequence ATGACACGCATGATTGCAATGATCGCCGCCGGGGCCGTAGTCGCATTGGCGACGGGCCTTGCCATGAATATGCCTGCCCGCGCGCAGTCCGGCGCTGTCGCCTCGGCGATCACGGCGGGAACGGTCGGCGAGCAGGCCGATGGTTATCTAGGCATCGCCGGTTCGGTGAGCGCCGATGTCCGGGCCGAGGTCGAATCGATCAATATCAAGCGCCGTGCGGCTTATACCGACTTAGCCGGGAAGCGTGGCGTCACGGTGCAGGATGTGGCGGCCGCTACCGGCTGCCAGACGCTCAGCAGCCGGGTGAAGCCGGGGCAGGCCTATCGCATCGGCGGTGGTGCGTGGCAAACCAAGGGTGCAGGTGCTATCGCGCTGCCGTCCTATTGCGCCACGGCAAATTGA
- a CDS encoding YnbE family lipoprotein: protein MRKATIITASIASLALGGCIQVKAPDKPIEINLNVKIQQEVVVKLQRDAQDLIQNNPELFPQ from the coding sequence ATGAGAAAAGCGACGATCATAACGGCGAGTATCGCCAGCCTGGCCTTGGGGGGCTGCATTCAGGTGAAGGCACCCGACAAGCCTATCGAGATCAATCTCAATGTGAAGATTCAGCAGGAAGTTGTGGTGAAACTGCAACGCGACGCGCAGGATCTCATTCAGAATAATCCGGAGTTGTTCCCGCAATGA
- a CDS encoding intermembrane phospholipid transport protein YdbH family protein, with protein MEEDDGEMKVRRGWLRWLGVGVGSLALVLAALWTQRAPIAENFISRELNRRGVQARYDLVRVGLRTQRIENIVLGDPVDPDFTAQWLEVDIAFAGVTPQLAAVRAGGVRMRAALHGGALNLGELDKFRDPASTEPFSLPDIILSLTDARVQFDTDAGSVGMRIDGKGNLQSGFRGKLAAVMPRARLSDCGLAGGSAWLDISVNAGRPRLSGPLRGEALACRGAATAMAHPVANLDVSLGKALDRWSGTARINGEALKSNGVVLAAPSARITFDGTAKNTGGRASIAARAFSAGAAQAERVSLDGVWNAGARGADFQGEVSARNIHASARDPLAAMRESTASSPVGPLVRRLADALQHAGKDNLLQARTAIVQRDSGGSLVLNDTHFAARSGARIDLSHDGRFTLAWPGGQGAGVDWALDGAITTEGGGLPRAALRLAKRSSGGFGGQLFVDPYTADGATLALEPVRFAAGPEGQTRFSTVVRLDGPLPDGGIKGLSAPVEGILASNGALAINARCVPLSLIEARYGGFALGRTRQTLCPLPGGPMLSVGAHGVGGGMSVRNVALDGRSGASPMHLKADEARFVLGKTGFQLANVAFAVGPQDAPVRLDAVKLDGRMDGRGFAGGVEDAGGRIGAVPLIVENGRGEWRFADGALTLKAALSVRDAEQQPRFNSLDVPDFILTLKEGRIAATGDLRAPRNGALVARADIVHDLNNAKGRAVLSVPGIVFDSRLQPDDLTGLALGVVANVSATVTGEGHIRWSDSAVTSDGLFRTDNAELAAAFGPVQGLSGELRFTDLLGLVSAPGQEVRIKSVNPGVEVHDGVVRYRLEPNQHVHIEGGEWPFAGGRLVLLPTTMDFSANVDRYMTFRVLGLDAGAFIQAMELENVSATGTFDGIMPLIFNANGGRVVGGVLVARQEGMPELMMPEGVLPTIPCDPTRQSGVLSYVGPVSNEQLGTMGKMAFDALKNLQYKCLTILMDGALDGEMVTNVVFNGVNRGKLGDAPSGIARSFIGLPFIFNVRIAAPFRGLMGTAQSLANPNSLIQNSIGEEVQQKMREGVAVQPASSDTVPDRERK; from the coding sequence ATGGAAGAAGATGACGGCGAAATGAAGGTTCGCCGAGGCTGGTTGCGCTGGCTGGGCGTAGGCGTGGGATCGCTTGCGCTGGTGCTGGCCGCGCTGTGGACGCAACGCGCGCCGATTGCTGAGAATTTCATCAGCCGGGAACTGAATCGGCGCGGTGTTCAGGCGCGCTATGATCTGGTGCGTGTCGGCCTGCGTACCCAGCGGATCGAAAATATTGTATTGGGCGATCCGGTCGATCCCGATTTCACCGCGCAATGGCTGGAGGTCGACATCGCCTTTGCTGGTGTGACGCCGCAATTGGCGGCTGTGCGGGCCGGAGGCGTGAGGATGCGCGCAGCGCTGCACGGCGGCGCGCTCAATCTTGGTGAACTCGATAAATTCCGCGATCCAGCGTCTACCGAACCGTTCAGCTTGCCGGACATAATATTGTCCCTGACAGACGCGCGTGTCCAGTTCGACACCGATGCGGGGTCGGTGGGGATGCGGATCGACGGGAAAGGCAATCTCCAATCCGGTTTCCGCGGCAAGCTTGCCGCTGTCATGCCTCGTGCGCGGTTATCCGATTGTGGCCTTGCTGGCGGTTCGGCATGGCTCGATATCAGCGTGAATGCGGGACGCCCACGTCTGTCGGGGCCGCTGCGGGGCGAAGCATTGGCGTGCCGGGGCGCGGCCACGGCCATGGCGCATCCGGTAGCCAATCTCGATGTTTCGCTTGGCAAGGCGCTGGATCGGTGGAGCGGGACGGCGCGGATCAATGGAGAAGCGCTTAAATCCAATGGAGTAGTGCTGGCTGCTCCGTCGGCCCGGATAACTTTCGATGGAACGGCCAAAAACACTGGCGGCCGCGCCAGTATCGCCGCGCGCGCCTTTTCCGCGGGTGCCGCGCAGGCCGAACGGGTGTCGCTCGACGGAGTGTGGAATGCAGGCGCGCGCGGGGCGGATTTTCAGGGCGAAGTTTCGGCGCGGAATATTCACGCCTCTGCGCGCGATCCCCTGGCCGCCATGCGCGAATCGACGGCCAGTTCGCCTGTGGGTCCTCTTGTCCGGCGTCTGGCCGATGCGTTGCAGCATGCCGGCAAGGACAATCTTCTCCAAGCACGGACGGCGATCGTCCAGCGCGATAGCGGAGGCAGTCTGGTCCTGAACGACACCCATTTCGCCGCGCGGAGCGGTGCGCGCATCGATTTGTCCCATGATGGGCGCTTCACGCTTGCTTGGCCAGGTGGGCAGGGGGCTGGCGTGGATTGGGCGTTGGACGGAGCGATAACGACCGAGGGCGGCGGCTTGCCACGAGCGGCATTGCGGCTGGCAAAACGGTCCAGCGGAGGCTTCGGCGGACAATTATTTGTCGACCCCTATACGGCGGACGGCGCAACATTGGCATTGGAGCCGGTTCGGTTCGCGGCTGGACCCGAGGGACAGACGCGATTTTCGACGGTCGTGCGACTCGACGGACCTTTGCCGGATGGCGGGATAAAAGGTCTGTCTGCTCCTGTGGAAGGCATTTTGGCATCAAATGGCGCGCTTGCCATCAACGCCCGTTGCGTACCGCTGTCTCTGATAGAGGCGCGCTATGGAGGATTCGCGCTTGGCCGGACACGGCAAACGCTCTGCCCCCTGCCGGGCGGCCCCATGCTGTCCGTTGGTGCACATGGCGTTGGTGGTGGCATGTCGGTCCGTAATGTCGCGCTTGATGGGCGCAGCGGTGCCAGTCCCATGCATCTCAAAGCGGATGAAGCGCGGTTCGTGCTGGGTAAGACCGGCTTTCAACTCGCCAATGTCGCCTTTGCAGTGGGGCCGCAGGATGCACCGGTTCGGCTTGACGCGGTGAAGCTGGACGGACGCATGGATGGACGGGGTTTTGCCGGCGGGGTCGAGGATGCAGGGGGACGGATCGGCGCTGTTCCGCTCATTGTCGAAAATGGTCGTGGCGAATGGCGTTTCGCGGACGGAGCCCTGACTTTGAAAGCGGCCTTGTCCGTGCGGGATGCGGAGCAGCAGCCGCGGTTCAATTCCCTGGATGTGCCGGACTTCATCCTGACGCTGAAGGAAGGGCGTATTGCCGCGACAGGCGATTTGCGCGCGCCCCGCAATGGCGCCTTGGTCGCGCGGGCAGACATTGTCCATGATCTTAACAACGCAAAGGGCAGGGCGGTTCTTTCCGTTCCCGGCATAGTTTTCGATTCCCGGCTTCAACCTGACGATCTGACCGGTCTGGCGCTGGGGGTGGTTGCAAACGTGTCGGCCACAGTGACCGGCGAAGGGCATATTCGATGGAGTGATTCGGCTGTGACCAGCGACGGTCTGTTCCGTACGGACAATGCTGAACTCGCAGCCGCCTTTGGTCCCGTGCAGGGTTTGTCTGGGGAATTGCGGTTTACGGACCTTTTGGGACTGGTGAGCGCGCCGGGGCAGGAAGTGCGGATCAAGTCCGTCAATCCCGGTGTCGAAGTGCATGACGGCGTGGTGCGTTATCGGCTGGAACCCAACCAGCACGTTCATATCGAGGGAGGGGAATGGCCCTTCGCCGGTGGACGGCTGGTGCTGTTACCCACCACCATGGATTTCAGCGCGAATGTCGATCGCTATATGACCTTTCGTGTTTTGGGTCTGGATGCAGGCGCATTCATTCAGGCAATGGAACTGGAGAATGTATCGGCTACGGGGACTTTCGATGGAATCATGCCGCTTATCTTCAACGCGAACGGTGGGCGCGTGGTGGGAGGGGTGCTCGTCGCTCGGCAGGAAGGTATGCCGGAATTGATGATGCCGGAGGGCGTGTTGCCTACTATTCCCTGCGATCCCACACGCCAATCCGGCGTGCTGTCCTATGTGGGACCGGTTTCAAACGAGCAACTCGGGACAATGGGCAAGATGGCCTTCGACGCGCTCAAGAACCTGCAATATAAATGCCTGACCATATTGATGGATGGCGCGCTGGATGGCGAAATGGTGACGAACGTGGTTTTCAATGGCGTCAATCGCGGGAAATTGGGTGATGCTCCGAGCGGGATTGCCCGGAGTTTCATCGGCTTGCCTTTCATCTTCAACGTGCGGATTGCCGCGCCCTTCCGGGGATTGATGGGCACGGCCCAGTCGCTCGCCAATCCCAACAGCTTGATCCAGAACAGTATCGGCGAGGAAGTGCAGCAGAAGATGCGTGAAGGGGTTGCGGTTCAGCCTGCGTCAAGCGACACTGTGCCAGACAGGGAGCGTAAATGA
- the radC gene encoding RadC family protein, translating to MADIEGKVSHDGAGHRARLRQKLANSGGDALHDHELIEYLLALAIPRRDTKPLAKALLREFNGIGGLMAADWQAIARVPGMGDTSIAAIKIVHATLLRMLRNEVAERPVLASWQALLDYLRADMAYLGVERVRVLHLNSRNMLIRDEHMGDGSIDQAAIYTREVIRRAIDLGSAALILVHNHPSGSPEPSRQDIEVTRQIVEAGKRLNISVHDHIIIGSHGHSSMRAKGLL from the coding sequence TTGGCGGATATTGAAGGCAAGGTCAGCCATGATGGCGCGGGACATCGCGCCCGGCTGCGTCAGAAATTGGCAAATAGCGGCGGCGACGCACTCCACGACCATGAACTGATCGAATATCTGCTCGCCCTTGCGATCCCCCGCCGCGACACCAAGCCGCTAGCCAAAGCATTGCTGCGGGAATTTAACGGAATAGGTGGGTTGATGGCGGCGGATTGGCAAGCCATCGCGCGCGTGCCCGGCATGGGCGACACAAGCATCGCCGCCATCAAGATCGTGCATGCGACCCTGCTGCGTATGCTTCGCAATGAAGTAGCGGAAAGGCCCGTTCTGGCCAGTTGGCAGGCCCTGCTGGACTATCTGAGGGCGGATATGGCCTATTTGGGCGTGGAGCGCGTGCGCGTATTGCATCTGAACAGCCGTAACATGCTGATCCGCGACGAACATATGGGCGATGGCTCCATCGATCAGGCCGCCATCTATACCCGCGAAGTGATCCGTCGCGCCATCGATCTCGGTTCAGCCGCCCTGATATTGGTGCACAATCACCCCAGCGGATCGCCCGAACCCAGCCGGCAAGATATAGAAGTTACGCGGCAGATCGTCGAAGCCGGCAAGCGGCTCAACATATCGGTTCATGACCACATCATTATCGGATCACATGGGCACAGCAGCATGCGGGCCAAGGGATTGCTGTAA
- a CDS encoding DEAD/DEAH box helicase, producing the protein MTFADLGLSDELLKAVAESGYDTPTPIQAQAIPPVLMMKDIIGIAQTGTGKTASFVLPMIDILAHGRARALMPRSLILEPTRELAAQVAENFEKYGKYHKLSMALLIGGVQMGDQVKALEKGVDVLIATPGRLMDLFQRGKILLNGCSMLVIDEADRMLDMGFIPDIEEICTKLPAQRQTLLFSATMPAPIKKLADRFLSNPKSIEVARPATAGTNITQRLVKVDSRKKRDVLRNMLLAEDVTSAVIFCNRKTTVRDLNKSLQRHGFRSGEIHGDIDQSARIAELERFRTGDVNILVASDVAARGLDIKGVSHVFNFDAPWHPDDYVHRIGRTGRAGAKGVAYTFVTSEDAEAIDNIQKLIGQKIETIGAPVVEAEKEDRREEKPRKKDRPVSDRKSVQRAEPKPAPAPARPRRHEAVDEGPDEGWNGPVPQFLSVGFNL; encoded by the coding sequence ATGACTTTTGCCGATCTCGGCCTTTCCGACGAATTGCTCAAGGCCGTTGCCGAGTCTGGTTACGACACGCCTACACCGATTCAGGCGCAAGCCATTCCGCCGGTCCTTATGATGAAGGACATTATCGGCATAGCCCAGACAGGCACCGGCAAGACAGCAAGCTTCGTGCTGCCGATGATCGACATTCTGGCACATGGCCGCGCCCGGGCGTTGATGCCGCGTAGCCTGATCCTGGAGCCGACGCGCGAACTGGCGGCGCAGGTGGCGGAGAATTTTGAGAAATACGGGAAGTATCACAAGCTCTCCATGGCGCTGCTGATCGGCGGCGTGCAGATGGGCGATCAGGTCAAGGCGCTGGAAAAGGGCGTCGACGTGCTGATTGCGACGCCGGGCCGCCTGATGGATTTGTTTCAGCGCGGCAAGATTCTGCTCAATGGCTGTTCGATGCTGGTCATCGATGAGGCTGACCGGATGCTCGATATGGGCTTTATTCCCGATATTGAGGAAATATGCACGAAGCTCCCGGCTCAGCGGCAGACGCTGCTCTTTTCCGCGACGATGCCCGCGCCGATCAAAAAGCTGGCCGATCGTTTCCTGTCCAATCCCAAGTCGATTGAGGTTGCGCGGCCTGCGACCGCCGGCACCAATATTACGCAGCGCTTGGTGAAGGTGGATTCGCGCAAGAAGCGAGATGTGTTGCGTAACATGCTGCTCGCGGAGGATGTCACGAGCGCGGTCATCTTCTGTAACCGCAAGACGACCGTGCGGGATCTCAACAAGAGCCTCCAGCGGCACGGCTTTCGTTCCGGCGAGATCCATGGCGACATCGACCAGTCGGCCCGCATCGCCGAACTGGAGCGATTCCGCACTGGAGACGTGAATATCTTGGTCGCTTCCGACGTCGCGGCCCGTGGGCTGGATATCAAAGGCGTCAGCCATGTCTTCAATTTCGACGCACCGTGGCATCCCGACGATTATGTGCATCGCATCGGTCGCACGGGACGCGCGGGGGCAAAGGGCGTCGCCTATACTTTCGTGACGTCCGAGGATGCGGAGGCGATCGACAATATCCAGAAGCTGATCGGCCAGAAGATCGAGACGATCGGAGCGCCTGTCGTTGAAGCCGAAAAGGAAGATCGGCGAGAGGAAAAGCCCCGAAAGAAGGATCGGCCGGTCAGCGACAGGAAATCCGTTCAACGCGCAGAACCGAAGCCTGCACCTGCGCCTGCACGCCCGCGGCGGCATGAAGCGGTGGACGAAGGGCCAGACGAAGGATGGAACGGGCCTGTTCCACAGTTCCTGTCGGTGGGCTTCAATCTCTGA
- a CDS encoding FAD-binding oxidoreductase produces the protein MTGQSIIDRFTSLLGLKGVVTEKDDIAPWLTDWRGRYHGAAAAILAPASTQQVAAAVALASELGVPLVPQGGNTSMVGGATPPADGNALILSLRRMNRIRNLSPDDNLVICEAGVILSNLHEAAEAVGRRFPLSLGAKGSATIGGLISTNAGGTQVLRHGTMRALVEGIEAILPDGSIFDGLEALKKDNRGYDIKQLLIGAEGTLGIVTAASLRLVPAIAVRAVGWVGVRSPADALTLLRLVEAHLGESVEGFEIIADDGLGHVLSHIPGTRCPIGTRTPWHVLIEVDHADLSEPGPAERLERALTDAFEEGIAVDAAIAANEAQAEAFWRIRESISEAERAQGPALQYDISVPVSHMPAFMVEAATAVEREFPGTTASSFGHLGDGNVHFHVRAPQGTKDGAAWIAMQGQAINAFVHDAVVATGGSISAEHGIGQMKRAELGRLASPARIAALRAIKAAFDPKGIMNPGKLIPRPDES, from the coding sequence ATGACAGGACAAAGCATCATTGATCGCTTCACATCCTTACTGGGACTGAAAGGCGTCGTCACAGAGAAGGACGATATCGCTCCCTGGCTGACCGACTGGCGCGGCCGTTATCATGGCGCGGCGGCAGCGATCCTTGCCCCCGCTTCCACACAGCAGGTTGCCGCGGCTGTTGCCCTGGCGTCGGAATTAGGCGTTCCGCTTGTGCCGCAGGGCGGTAATACATCCATGGTGGGCGGAGCCACGCCGCCTGCGGACGGCAACGCCCTTATCCTTTCCCTGCGCCGCATGAACCGCATCCGCAATTTGTCGCCCGACGATAATCTGGTGATTTGCGAGGCAGGCGTTATCCTTTCCAACTTGCATGAAGCAGCCGAAGCGGTCGGTCGTCGCTTTCCACTCAGCCTGGGGGCCAAGGGTTCGGCAACGATTGGTGGCCTCATTTCCACGAATGCAGGCGGCACGCAGGTCCTACGCCATGGAACGATGCGCGCGCTTGTGGAGGGCATCGAGGCAATCTTGCCCGATGGCAGCATTTTCGATGGCCTCGAAGCCCTGAAAAAAGACAATCGCGGCTATGACATCAAGCAATTGCTGATCGGCGCGGAGGGGACGCTGGGGATTGTGACCGCAGCTTCCCTCCGCCTGGTTCCCGCGATTGCCGTACGGGCCGTGGGCTGGGTCGGCGTTCGGTCCCCCGCCGACGCGCTCACGCTTCTACGCCTTGTGGAAGCGCATCTGGGCGAAAGCGTGGAAGGATTCGAGATCATCGCCGACGATGGCCTTGGCCATGTCCTCTCCCATATTCCCGGCACGCGCTGCCCCATCGGCACCCGAACGCCCTGGCATGTGCTGATCGAAGTCGATCATGCCGACCTAAGCGAGCCCGGCCCTGCGGAACGGCTGGAACGCGCGTTGACCGATGCCTTTGAGGAGGGCATCGCCGTGGATGCCGCCATCGCCGCCAACGAGGCGCAAGCGGAAGCTTTCTGGCGCATCCGCGAATCCATCTCCGAGGCGGAAAGGGCTCAAGGGCCCGCGCTGCAATATGACATCAGCGTTCCTGTTTCGCATATGCCCGCCTTCATGGTGGAGGCTGCGACTGCCGTAGAACGCGAGTTTCCCGGTACGACGGCGTCTTCCTTCGGCCATCTGGGTGACGGTAATGTGCATTTCCATGTGCGCGCTCCCCAGGGGACCAAGGACGGCGCGGCATGGATCGCAATGCAGGGGCAGGCCATCAACGCCTTCGTCCATGATGCCGTGGTCGCCACAGGCGGATCGATTTCGGCCGAACATGGCATCGGCCAGATGAAGCGCGCCGAACTCGGGCGCCTTGCCTCCCCCGCCCGGATCGCGGCGTTGCGCGCCATCAAGGCGGCGTTCGATCCGAAAGGCATTATGAACCCCGGCAAGCTCATTCCGCGCCCTGATGAAAGCTGA
- a CDS encoding SapC family protein: MASAPTGLPIFYNDLLPLSSADHADYRNRPLDTAPFLKSQHAVPLTVDEFVAAQRFLPIIFSAGDDSVPLALMGLNEGVNIFLDEEGKLRGPAYVPAYVRRYPWMLAKLRPDSDELSLCFDPTSEVLGAFEEGQPLFEDGKPTELTQGVLKFCEDFEQAAARTGQFVRELQEMDLLMDGEVAIQVPGSEQPFIYRGFRMVNEEKLRDMRGDQLRKINQSGMLPLIHAHLFSLQLMREIFEAQVQQGKGPIAGIVAPQSAEA; this comes from the coding sequence ATGGCAAGTGCACCGACCGGCCTTCCCATTTTCTACAATGACCTTCTTCCGCTCAGCAGCGCGGATCATGCCGATTATCGCAATCGTCCGCTCGACACTGCGCCATTCCTGAAAAGCCAGCATGCTGTTCCACTGACCGTCGACGAATTCGTCGCCGCCCAGCGTTTCCTCCCCATCATCTTTTCGGCGGGCGATGATTCGGTTCCGCTCGCGCTGATGGGCCTTAACGAAGGGGTCAACATCTTCCTCGACGAAGAAGGCAAGCTGCGTGGGCCCGCCTATGTTCCGGCCTATGTCCGCCGCTATCCCTGGATGCTCGCCAAGCTGCGCCCGGACAGCGACGAACTTTCGCTCTGCTTCGATCCCACCAGCGAAGTACTGGGCGCGTTCGAGGAAGGCCAACCGCTATTCGAGGACGGCAAGCCTACGGAGTTAACCCAGGGCGTGCTGAAATTCTGCGAAGATTTCGAACAGGCCGCCGCGCGCACCGGCCAGTTCGTTCGTGAATTGCAGGAAATGGACCTTCTCATGGATGGTGAGGTCGCCATTCAGGTTCCCGGCAGCGAACAGCCCTTTATCTATCGCGGCTTCCGCATGGTGAATGAGGAAAAGCTGCGCGACATGCGCGGGGATCAACTTCGCAAGATCAACCAAAGTGGGATGCTTCCTCTGATCCACGCTCATCTTTTCTCGCTGCAACTGATGCGCGAGATCTTCGAAGCGCAGGTTCAGCAGGGCAAGGGGCCGATCGCCGGCATCGTTGCGCCCCAGTCCGCGGAAGCGTGA